A region of the Candidatus Bathyarchaeota archaeon genome:
AGTACTTCACGAGGATAGGGAACCACATGACGGAGATCTTCCTCGGGGTCCCAAACCTGAAGGGTATAATCATAGGGGGGACTGGCCCAACAAAGGAGGAGTTCGTTAAGGGTAACTACATCCACCACGAGCTCAAGCCGAAGATCCTAGCCGTCGTGGACACAGCCTACACCGGGATAGAGGGCGTAAAGGAGGCTGTTGAGAGGTCGGGCGAACACCTGAAGAAGGTCCGCTACTTCGAGGAGAGGCAACTGATCCAGGACTTCCTATATGAGATAGGCCATGATACAGGCCTCGCCACCTATGGGGAGCGGGAGGTCATACAGGCCCTCAGGAGGGTTAATGTGAGGGTTCTCCTCCTGTCAGAGAGCCTAGACCGCTTCATGGTGAAGCTCAAATGCGGGGAATGCGGGCACGAGGAGACGAAGATAATCGAACGAGGAGAGCTTGAAAACCTTGAGCAGTCCTCGGGTGGACTGAGATGTCCCACCTGTGGAAGTGCAACCTACTCGATAGTTGAGAAGGAAGACCTTATAGAGGCTCTATCCAGGATGGCTGAGGAGGCTGAGGCTAGGGTCGAGATAATCTCCACAAAGACCGAGGAGGGGGAGATGCTCCTCAAGTCCTTCGGAGGGGTCGCAGCCATCCTCAAGCGCCCCCTCTACTAGTAGATGGAGAAGCGGATATCTGGATGCCCCTCGACCTCCACGTCTCCTCCAGGTCCCTTCATGACCTCTAGCCTCTCCGCCTTGACAGTCTCCTTGATATCTTTCATCCCCAACTTCAGGGCCTCAAGATCCTCCTCCTTCTCAGCGTATAATGCCACATGGGTAATGGGCCTGTTCAGTGGGATGCCCCTTCGGTTCTTCTCCCTACGTAGATCCCTAATAACAGAGATTATAATTTCTCCCCTCTCCTCAGCCTCAGGGTCGATCAGCGTCTCATTGAATTTAGGCCAAGAGGTGAGATGAATGCTGTCCCCATCTCCTGTGGAGTACATGTAGCTGTAGATCTCCTCAGTGATATACGGGATCACCGGGGCCAACAGCTGGAGGATCCTCTTAACGGCATAGTAGAGGGCCGCTTGGGCTGACCTCCTCCCCTCCCCAACAGCATATAGCCTATACTTAACGGCCTCGAGATAGTGGTCGCAGAAGACATGCCAGACGAAGTTTCTAACGGTCTCCAGGGCGTTCATGAACTGGCACTCCTCCAGCCAGTCCGTCACAGCCTTCACAACCCTCTCGAGCATGCTCAGCATCCAACGATCCAAGGGTTCAGGCTCAGCCTCAATGTTGGGGTCGTAATCCTCCAGCTGGATACTCACGAACCTGCAGGCATTCCAGAGCTTCCTCATGAACCTCACCCCATACTCCACGTCGCTCCACCTGAAGGGCACGTCGAATCCCGTGCTCCCACCCGCCGCGGCCCACTGTCGAGCCGCATCCGCCCCGTATTTATTGAAGACCTCCGGGGTGGCCACGAAGTTCCCGAGGGACTTGCTCATCTTCCTCCCATCCCTTCCAAGAACCATGCCGTTTATGAGCACAGACCTGAAGGGGGCCTCCCCGAATAGGGCTAGATGTCTTACAACGAGGTAGTAGGCCCAGGTCCTAATTATGTCCTGACCGGATGGGTGGATGGAGGCTGGGAAGAGCTTCCGCCAGTCATCCCTGTCGGGCCATCCTGCGTGGATCGCACAGGTCAGGGAGGAGTCGAACCAGGTGTCCAGCACATCCCTCTCAGGCTCAAACGCCGATGAGCCGCAGTTTGGGCATGGATCTCTGGGCGGTGTGGTCTTGGGATCCACTGGCAGCTCCTCAGGCCTCGCCATCCTTATGGCCCCGCAGCCCTTACAGTACCATGCTGGTATAGGTGTGGCGAAGACCCTCTGCCTGCTGAGAACCCAGTCCCATCTT
Encoded here:
- a CDS encoding valine--tRNA ligase — its product is MRPLPKGADFLEIERKWARLWMEWGTYRYDWEDDERPRFSIDTPPPYPSGEFHMGNVLNWTYFDIVARFKRMQGYNVHFPQGWDCHGLPTEVAVEKAHGIKRSEVPPSEFRKLCEEWIEQYIAIMKEAVIRLGCSVDWSLEYRTMDPDYMRRVQLSFIMLYDKGMIYKGVHPVNWCPRCETAIADAEVDHVRIKGRLYTIAFGLGEGKELLIATTRPEYIPACVAIGVHPEDERYSHLIGGEARVPIVGRGVPIIADDAVDPEFGTGAMMICTYGDKDDVLAVAKYELPVISLIDEKGRMTEAAGIYKGLSLEEAKRRIVSDLEELGLLRGVEELEQEIGTCWRCDTPIEILSKPQWFMRTRILTDEVEKAAMSMKWYPDWMRYRLIDWARSLRWDWVLSRQRVFATPIPAWYCKGCGAIRMARPEELPVDPKTTPPRDPCPNCGSSAFEPERDVLDTWFDSSLTCAIHAGWPDRDDWRKLFPASIHPSGQDIIRTWAYYLVVRHLALFGEAPFRSVLINGMVLGRDGRKMSKSLGNFVATPEVFNKYGADAARQWAAAGGSTGFDVPFRWSDVEYGVRFMRKLWNACRFVSIQLEDYDPNIEAEPEPLDRWMLSMLERVVKAVTDWLEECQFMNALETVRNFVWHVFCDHYLEAVKYRLYAVGEGRRSAQAALYYAVKRILQLLAPVIPYITEEIYSYMYSTGDGDSIHLTSWPKFNETLIDPEAEERGEIIISVIRDLRREKNRRGIPLNRPITHVALYAEKEEDLEALKLGMKDIKETVKAERLEVMKGPGGDVEVEGHPDIRFSIY
- the prf1 gene encoding peptide chain release factor aRF-1 — protein: MSKEYSPLDRFRFQRMLEMLEGKEGRGTELISVYIPPGKQVSEVMGDLREEWGTASNIKSKTTRKNVQDALVRVMERLKLFKQIPENGLVIFAGTIAGDQQGVGEMETYVLIPPEPISTYYYRCDHRFMLDPLYEILRSEDEYGIIVLDSKEATFARLKGSRVEVIREFSSGVPGKHRAGGQSSRRFERVREMHLNEYFTRIGNHMTEIFLGVPNLKGIIIGGTGPTKEEFVKGNYIHHELKPKILAVVDTAYTGIEGVKEAVERSGEHLKKVRYFEERQLIQDFLYEIGHDTGLATYGEREVIQALRRVNVRVLLLSESLDRFMVKLKCGECGHEETKIIERGELENLEQSSGGLRCPTCGSATYSIVEKEDLIEALSRMAEEAEARVEIISTKTEEGEMLLKSFGGVAAILKRPLY